In Phragmites australis chromosome 16, lpPhrAust1.1, whole genome shotgun sequence, one DNA window encodes the following:
- the LOC133894836 gene encoding peroxisomal membrane protein PMP22-like isoform X1, translating into MSEVVAMAGQAYMRQLQAHPLRTKAITSGVLAGCSDAVAQKISGVTKLQLRRLLLIALYGFAYAGPFGHFLHKLMDRFFKGKKGKETTAKKVLLEQLTASPWNNMMFMMYYGLVVEGKYIFHLKVHWRPFGQVKSKVKKDYASVQLTAWKFWPIVSWVNYEHMPLQLRVLFHSLVASCWAVFLNLKAARSIVNTKKA; encoded by the exons ATGTCTGAGGTGGTGGCGATGGCGGGGCAGGCGTACATGAGGCAGCTGCAGGCCCACCCGCTGCGCACCAAGGCCATCACCTCCGGCGTCCTGGCCGGGTGCAGTGACGCGGTCGCTCAGAAGATCTCCGGCGTCACCAAGCTCCAGCTCAGGAGGCTCCTCCTAATCGCG CTATATGGATTTGCATATGCGGGACCCTTTGGCCATTTCCTCCACAAGCTTATGGATAGGTTTTTCAagggaaagaaaggaaaagaaactaCAGCCAAGAAG GTCTTATTGGAGCAGCTGACCGCATCTCCATGGAACAACATGATGTTTATGATGTATTATGGTCTGGTGGTTGAAGGCAAATATATTTTCCACTTGAAAGTTCATT GGAGACCATTTGGACAAGTAAAGAGCAAGGTGAAGAAGGACTATGCATCTGTCCAATTGACAGCTTGGAAG TTCTGGCCAATAGTAAGTTGGGTCAACTATGAACACATGCCGCTCCAGCTCCGAGTTCTTTTCCACAGCTTGGTCGCATCCTGTTG GGCAGTATTTCTGAACCTAAAAGCAGCAAGATCCATTGTCAATACTAAGAAGGCATAA
- the LOC133894835 gene encoding uncharacterized protein LOC133894835 isoform X2, with translation MARRHHLLLLLPLFLALAAAAAASGHGQGHGEASAVFIDGASHRYLRNQQGDGQDSSMSLNEVSAVVSVLLGFAPPTSLPTRSSSQLNKVLLPNPFDRPRAVFLLQIDGSHADSFISEASSSFKTRIEGANTAATGLTDKDELIVIHSDESLDVSRSDYLDNELSNLANWLEGSYQKSSGKLVIPLESGNSLTLLLDKEADSEFASSLVSLLKTIERGIQVHEDFSGVVSPAELLVCHLTGIKGLEDEYGSTEIVKQRTEVIRRAFTKAFESLLGAYKGKIVGLVISTKEASPSLGSIIDAPSSLLISRRLEEASQTNAIALVLLVRKSLAWITGIILLVSTLIGVCLLMNMPLTRDTLLYSNVKID, from the exons ATGGCACGCCGCCAtcacctccttcttcttcttccgctCTTCCTTGccttggctgctgctgctgctgcttcg GGGCACGGGCAGGGTCATGGAGAAGCCTCCGCCGTCTTCATCGATGGCGCGTCGCACCGCTACCTCCGGAATCAGCAAGGCGACGGCCAG GACTCTTCAATGTCACTAAATGAAGTTTCAGCGGTTGTTTCTGTCTTGCTTGGTTTTGCACCACCAACCTCCCTACCCACCCGTTCTTCTTCACAG TTAAACAAAGTGCTTCTTCCTAATCCATTTGACAGACCACGTGCTGTTTTCTTGCTGCAAATCGATGGGTCCCATG CTGATAGCTTCATATCTGAAGCCAGCAGCAGTTTCAAGACCAGGATTGAAGGTGCAAACACCGCTGCTACCGGCCTTACAG ATAAGGATGAATTAATTGTCATTCATTCAGATGAATCTCTAGATGTTTCTAGATCAGATTATCTGGATAATGAACTTTCGAACTTG gcaaACTGGTTGGAGGGATCATATCAAAAGTCTAGTGGGAAACTGGTAATTCCCTTGGAGAGTGGAAACAGTCTTACTTTGCTACTTGACAAG GAAGCAGACTCGGAATTTGCATCCAGCTTGGTTTCCCTTCTTAAAACTATCGAAAGGGGCATTCAGGTTCACGAAGATTTCTCAGGCGTCGTTAGCCCTGCAGAGTTATTAGTATGTCACTTAACAGGGATAAAG GGTCTGGAGGATGAATATGGTTCGACGGAAATTGTTAAGCAGAGAACTGAAGTAATTCGGAGAGCTTTCACCAAAGCATTTGAGTCACTACTTGGAGCATATAAAG GGAAAATTGTTGGGCTGGTTATATCCACAAAGGAAGCTTCACCATCCTTAGGATCCATAATTGATGCACCATCTTCATTGCTCATTTCAAGACGGCTAGAAGAAGCAAGCCAAACTAATGCTATAGCTTTAGTGCTACTTGTTCGAAAGAGTTTGGCATGGATTACAGGGATCATCCTTCTTGTCTCAACTCTCATTGGG GTTTGCTTGCTCATGAACATGCCACTTACCAGGGACACCCTCCTGTATTCAAATGTTAAGATTGATTAA
- the LOC133894836 gene encoding peroxisomal membrane protein PMP22-like isoform X3 codes for MSEVVAMAGQAYMRQLQAHPLRTKAITSGVLAGCSDAVAQKISGVTKLQLRRLLLIALYGFAYAGPFGHFLHKLMDRFFKGKKGKETTAKKVLLEQLTASPWNNMMFMMYYGRPFGQVKSKVKKDYASVQLTAWKFWPIVSWVNYEHMPLQLRVLFHSLVASCWAVFLNLKAARSIVNTKKA; via the exons ATGTCTGAGGTGGTGGCGATGGCGGGGCAGGCGTACATGAGGCAGCTGCAGGCCCACCCGCTGCGCACCAAGGCCATCACCTCCGGCGTCCTGGCCGGGTGCAGTGACGCGGTCGCTCAGAAGATCTCCGGCGTCACCAAGCTCCAGCTCAGGAGGCTCCTCCTAATCGCG CTATATGGATTTGCATATGCGGGACCCTTTGGCCATTTCCTCCACAAGCTTATGGATAGGTTTTTCAagggaaagaaaggaaaagaaactaCAGCCAAGAAG GTCTTATTGGAGCAGCTGACCGCATCTCCATGGAACAACATGATGTTTATGATGTATTATG GGAGACCATTTGGACAAGTAAAGAGCAAGGTGAAGAAGGACTATGCATCTGTCCAATTGACAGCTTGGAAG TTCTGGCCAATAGTAAGTTGGGTCAACTATGAACACATGCCGCTCCAGCTCCGAGTTCTTTTCCACAGCTTGGTCGCATCCTGTTG GGCAGTATTTCTGAACCTAAAAGCAGCAAGATCCATTGTCAATACTAAGAAGGCATAA
- the LOC133895325 gene encoding structural maintenance of chromosomes protein 1, with protein sequence MAAVADGRSSGNRGRDGGRIHRLEVENFKSYKGTQTIGPFFDFTAIIGPNGAGKSNLMDAISFVLGVRSAHLRGAQLKDLIYALDDRDKEAKGRRASVRLVYQMGADELHFTRTITGAGGSEYRIDGRQVNWDDYNAKLRSLGILVKARNFLVFQGDVESIASKNPKELTALLEQISGSDELRKEYDELEEQKARAEEKSALVYQEKRTIVMERKQKKAQKEEAEEHLRLQQKLKLLKTEHSLWQLYTIEKDIEKIEAELVDDRQSLQQVQEENQSADYELTAKKKEQSAFLKKMTLCEKSIAKKKLELDKKQPELLKLKEQISRLKSKIKSCKKEIDRKKDDNKKHLEEMKRLQSALVDVTRAIEELNEQGQDKSGKLQLADDQLQEYHRIKEDAGMKTAKLRDEKEVIDKKLNADVEAKKNLEENMQQLHSREDEISSQEHELHTRLNKILHSIPKHEDELAHLREEHNRIAKERQSSGSRYQTLKQRVDEIDTQLRELKADKHESERDARLKETVGSLKRLFPGVHGRMHELCRPSQKKYNLAVTVAMGKFMDAVVVEDENTGKECIKYLKEQRLPPQTFIPLQSVRVKPIIEKLRTLGGSAQLVFDVIQFDRALEKAVLYAVGNTLVCDKLDEAKTLSWSGERYKVVTVDGILLTKSGTMTGGISGGMEARSNKWDDSRIESLKKKKNQLESEMSELGSPRELQRKELAISEKITGLEKKLHYLNVEQNNLREKLLKLASERSNIKEEINRLEPGKEELKTHLAEKEVEVRKLEKKINEIVDKVYRDFSISVGVKNIREYEERQLKDAQALQERKLRLSNQMSKLKYQLEYEQKRDMQAPIVKLKETHESLEKELKGLQERDSGAKAEAEQTLSQMEELKAEAEDWKLKSDECEKVIDELKEQNSSVAATLAKLDRQVKSKEGQLVQLISRQREIHEKCELEQLKLPTVNDPMDTESSSQELVLDYSQLSKIYLQVMRPSECDKHEAKFKQEIGALLAEIERTAPNLKALDQYDALQRKEKEVTEKFEAARKEEREISDKYNSVKQRRYELFMEAFDHISKGIDKIYKQLTKSHTHPLGGTAYLNLENEDEPFVHGIKYTAMPPTKRFRDMEQLSGGEKTVAALALLFAIHSFRPSPFFILDEVDAALDNLNVAKVAGFIRSKSCERVADEQGSDGGCGFQSIVISLKDSFYDKAEALVGVYRDSERSCSRTLTFDLTKYREA encoded by the exons atggCTGCGGTGGCGGATGGGCGAAGCAGCGGCAACCGGGGCAGGGACGGCGGTCGGATCCACCGGCTGGAGGTGGAGAACTTCAAGTCGTACAAGGGGACGCAGACGATTGGGCCCTTCTTCGACTTCACGGCCATCATCGGCCCCAACGGCGCCGGCAAATCGAACCTGATGGACGCCATCAGCTTCGTGCTGGGCGTGCGCTCAGCGCACCTCCGCGGTGCGCAGCTCAAGGACCTCATCTACGCCCTCGACGACCGCGACAAGGAGGCCAAGGGCCGCAGGGCTTCCGTGCGCCTCGTCTACCAGATGGGTGCCGACGAGCTCCACTTCACCCGCACCAtcaccggcgccggcggcagTGAGTATCGCATCGACGGCCGCCAAGTCAACTGGGACGACTACAACGCCAAGCTCAGATCCCTCGGCATACTCGTCAAGGCTCGCAACTTTCTCGTTTTCCAG GGTGATGTGGAATCCATCGCCTCCAAGAACCCCAAGGAGCTCACCGCTCTTCTTGAGCAGATCTCAGGCTCCGATGAGCTTAGGAAGGAGTATGACGAGCTCGAGGAGCAGAAagccagggcggaagagaagtCCGCGCTTGTCTATCAAGAGAAAAGGACCATTGTCATGGAGAGGAAGCAGAAGAAGGCACAAAAAGAAGAGGCAGAGGAGCATCTACGCCTCCAGCAGAAACTG AAACTGTTGAAGACAGAGCATTCCCTGTGGCAACTCTACACCATCGAAAAAGATATAGAGAAAATAGAAGCTGAGCTTGTGGACGACAGACAGTCTCTTCAGCAGGTGCAGGAAGAGAATCAATCCGCTGACTATGAACTAACTGCAAAAAAGAAGGAGCAAAGTGCATTTCTCAAGAAAATGACATTATGCGAAAAGAGTATAGCCAAGAAAAAGCTTGAACTTGACAAGAAG CAACCTGAGCTTCTTAAATTGAAAGAGCAAATATCTCGGCtcaaatcaaaaatcaaaagcTGCAAGAAAGAGATTGACAGAAAGAAGGATGATAACAAGAAGCATCTGGAAGAGATGAAAAGGCTGCAAAGTGCTCTGGTTGATGTCACAAGAGCTATTGAGGAATTAAATGAGCAAGGCCAAGATAAAAGTGGAAAACTACAATTAGCTGATGACCAACTCCAGGAGTATCATAGAAT TAAGGAGGATGCAGGTATGAAGACAGCAAAGCTGAGAGACGAGAAGGAAGTTATAGACAAAAAATTAAATGCTGATGTTGAAGCAAAAAAGAATTTAGAGGAGAATATGCAGCAGCTGCATAGCCGTGAGGACGAGATATCATCGCAAGAGCATGAGTTGCACACAAGACTAAACAAAATTCTTCATTCCATCCCCAAGCATGAAGATGAGCTCGCGCACTTGCGCGAGGAACATAACAGAATTGCGAAAGAACGCCAATCTTCTGG ATCTAGGTACCAAACATTGAAGCAGAGGGTGGATGAGATAGATACACAATTACGGGAGCTTAAAGCTGACAAGCATGAAAGTGAGCGCGACGCCAGATTAAAAGAAACTGTTGGAAGTCTAAAGCGGCTATTCCCTGGAGTCCATGGTCGCATGCATGAACTTTGCAGGCCCTCACAGAAGAAATATAACCTTGCTGTTACTGTTGCCATGGGGAAATTCATGGATGCAGTCGTAGTGGAAGATGAAAACACTGGAAAGGAATGCATTAAG TATTTGAAGGAGCAGCGTCTTCCTCCTCAAACATTTATTCCCTTGCAATCAGTCCGTGTGAAACCAATAATTGAGAAGCTGCGAACCCTTGGTGGATCTGCACAGTTGGTTTTTGATGTCATCCA GTTTGACCGAGCTTTGGAGAAAGCAGTTCTGTATGCTGTTGGAAATACACTTGTCTGTGATAAACTTGACGAAGCTAAAACCTTAAGTTGGAGTGGTGAAAGGTATAAAG TTGTCACTGTCGATGGGATTCTGCTGACTAAATCTGGCACGATGACTGGTGGAATAAGTGGTGGAATGGAAGCTAGATCAAACAAATGGGATGACAGTAGAATAGAAT ctttaaagaagaagaaaaatcagCTGGAGTCTGAAATGTCAGAACTTGGGTCCCCTAGGGAGTTGCAGAGAAAGGAGCTTGCCATATCTGAGAAAATAACTGGACTTGAGAAAAAGTTGCATTACTTGAATGTTGAACAG AATAATCTCAGAGAGAAGCTACTCAAATTGGCATCTGAGAGGAGTAATATTAAGGAAGAGATTAATCGTCTGGAGCCTGGAAAGGAGGAG cTCAAGACCCATCTTGCTGAAAAGGAAGTAGAAGTAAGAAAGCTTGAGAAAAAGATTAATGAGATTGTGGACAAGGTGTACAGAGATTTTAGTATTTCAGTTGGTGTGAAGAACATCCGTGAGTATGAAGAAAGGCAACTAAAAGATGCTCAAGCACTGCAGGAGAGGAAGCTAAGACTAAGTAACCAAATGTCAAAATTGAAATATCA GCTTGAATATGAACAAAAGCGAGATATGCAGGCACCGATTGTGAAGTTAAAAGAGACACATGAGTCCCTAGAGAAAGAGCTGAAGGGCTTACAGGAGAGAGACTCTGGTGCTAAGGCTGAAGCAGAGCAAACTTTGAGTCAGATGGAAGAACTGAAAGCTGAGGCTGAAG ACTGGAAATTGAAGTCGGACGAATGTGAGAAGGTCATTGACGAATTAAAGGAGCAGAATAGTAGTGTTGCAGCTACATTGGCAAAGCTGGATCGCCAAGTGAAGTCAAAG GAGGGGCAACTCGTGCAACTTATATCACGCCAACGGGAGATTCATGAGAAGTGTGAACTTGAGCAGCTGAAGCTTCCTACAGTGAATGATCCAATGGATACCGAATCATCCTCCCAAGAACTGGTCCTTGATTATAGCCAGCTTAGCAAAATCTATCTGCAGGTTATGCGACCTTCCGAATGTGACAAACATGAGGCAAAGTTCAAACAAGAAATAGGTGCGCTACTGGCTGAGATCGAACGTACTGCTCCAAATCTAAAAGCATTGGACCAATATGATGCACTCCaaaggaaggaaaaggaggttACCGAAAAGTTTGAAGCAGCTAGGAAAGAAGAGCGAGAGATATCCGACAAATATAACTCTGTCAAGCAAAGGAG GTATGAGCTGTTCATGGAGGCCTTTGATCACATATCTAAAGGAATAGACAAAATCTATAAGCAGTTGACAAAAAGTCATACACATCCACTTGGAGGAACAGCatatttaaatctagaaaatgaAGACGAACCCTTTGTACATGGAATCAAGTACACAGCTATGCCACCTACCAAACGCTTTAGAGATATGGAACAGTTATCCGGTGGGGAGAAGACTGTCGCAGCACTGGCTTTGCTTTTTGCCATTCACAG TTTCAGGCCATCACCATTCTTCATATTGGATGAGGTAGATGCAGCTCTGGACAATTTAAATGTTGCCAAGGTTGCTGGGTTTATCAGATCAAAGTCATGTGAGCGTGTTGCTGACGAACAAGGTAGTGATGGAGGCTGCGGGTTTCAGAGCATTGTCATATCACTGAAGGATAGTTTCTATGACAAAGCCGAAGCATTGGTTGGTGTTTATAGGGACTCAGAACGAAG TTGCTCGAGAACTCTCACCTTCGACCTGACTAAGTATAGGGAAGCATGA
- the LOC133894836 gene encoding peroxisomal membrane protein PMP22-like isoform X2: MSEVVAMAGQAYMRQLQAHPLRTKAITSGVLAGCSDAVAQKISGVTKLQLRRLLLIALYGFAYAGPFGHFLHKLMDRFFKGKKGKETTAKKVLLEQLTASPWNNMMFMMYYGLVVEGRPFGQVKSKVKKDYASVQLTAWKFWPIVSWVNYEHMPLQLRVLFHSLVASCWAVFLNLKAARSIVNTKKA, from the exons ATGTCTGAGGTGGTGGCGATGGCGGGGCAGGCGTACATGAGGCAGCTGCAGGCCCACCCGCTGCGCACCAAGGCCATCACCTCCGGCGTCCTGGCCGGGTGCAGTGACGCGGTCGCTCAGAAGATCTCCGGCGTCACCAAGCTCCAGCTCAGGAGGCTCCTCCTAATCGCG CTATATGGATTTGCATATGCGGGACCCTTTGGCCATTTCCTCCACAAGCTTATGGATAGGTTTTTCAagggaaagaaaggaaaagaaactaCAGCCAAGAAG GTCTTATTGGAGCAGCTGACCGCATCTCCATGGAACAACATGATGTTTATGATGTATTATGGTCTGGTGGTTGAAG GGAGACCATTTGGACAAGTAAAGAGCAAGGTGAAGAAGGACTATGCATCTGTCCAATTGACAGCTTGGAAG TTCTGGCCAATAGTAAGTTGGGTCAACTATGAACACATGCCGCTCCAGCTCCGAGTTCTTTTCCACAGCTTGGTCGCATCCTGTTG GGCAGTATTTCTGAACCTAAAAGCAGCAAGATCCATTGTCAATACTAAGAAGGCATAA
- the LOC133894835 gene encoding uncharacterized protein LOC133894835 isoform X1 → MARRHHLLLLLPLFLALAAAAAASGHGQGHGEASAVFIDGASHRYLRNQQGDGQDSSMSLNEVSAVVSVLLGFAPPTSLPTRSSSQLNKVLLPNPFDRPRAVFLLQIDGSHASADSFISEASSSFKTRIEGANTAATGLTDKDELIVIHSDESLDVSRSDYLDNELSNLANWLEGSYQKSSGKLVIPLESGNSLTLLLDKEADSEFASSLVSLLKTIERGIQVHEDFSGVVSPAELLVCHLTGIKGLEDEYGSTEIVKQRTEVIRRAFTKAFESLLGAYKGKIVGLVISTKEASPSLGSIIDAPSSLLISRRLEEASQTNAIALVLLVRKSLAWITGIILLVSTLIGVCLLMNMPLTRDTLLYSNVKID, encoded by the exons ATGGCACGCCGCCAtcacctccttcttcttcttccgctCTTCCTTGccttggctgctgctgctgctgcttcg GGGCACGGGCAGGGTCATGGAGAAGCCTCCGCCGTCTTCATCGATGGCGCGTCGCACCGCTACCTCCGGAATCAGCAAGGCGACGGCCAG GACTCTTCAATGTCACTAAATGAAGTTTCAGCGGTTGTTTCTGTCTTGCTTGGTTTTGCACCACCAACCTCCCTACCCACCCGTTCTTCTTCACAG TTAAACAAAGTGCTTCTTCCTAATCCATTTGACAGACCACGTGCTGTTTTCTTGCTGCAAATCGATGGGTCCCATG CCTCAGCTGATAGCTTCATATCTGAAGCCAGCAGCAGTTTCAAGACCAGGATTGAAGGTGCAAACACCGCTGCTACCGGCCTTACAG ATAAGGATGAATTAATTGTCATTCATTCAGATGAATCTCTAGATGTTTCTAGATCAGATTATCTGGATAATGAACTTTCGAACTTG gcaaACTGGTTGGAGGGATCATATCAAAAGTCTAGTGGGAAACTGGTAATTCCCTTGGAGAGTGGAAACAGTCTTACTTTGCTACTTGACAAG GAAGCAGACTCGGAATTTGCATCCAGCTTGGTTTCCCTTCTTAAAACTATCGAAAGGGGCATTCAGGTTCACGAAGATTTCTCAGGCGTCGTTAGCCCTGCAGAGTTATTAGTATGTCACTTAACAGGGATAAAG GGTCTGGAGGATGAATATGGTTCGACGGAAATTGTTAAGCAGAGAACTGAAGTAATTCGGAGAGCTTTCACCAAAGCATTTGAGTCACTACTTGGAGCATATAAAG GGAAAATTGTTGGGCTGGTTATATCCACAAAGGAAGCTTCACCATCCTTAGGATCCATAATTGATGCACCATCTTCATTGCTCATTTCAAGACGGCTAGAAGAAGCAAGCCAAACTAATGCTATAGCTTTAGTGCTACTTGTTCGAAAGAGTTTGGCATGGATTACAGGGATCATCCTTCTTGTCTCAACTCTCATTGGG GTTTGCTTGCTCATGAACATGCCACTTACCAGGGACACCCTCCTGTATTCAAATGTTAAGATTGATTAA
- the LOC133896144 gene encoding uncharacterized protein LOC133896144: MAASTARWQLLAGEVKRQASGFLQDKYKQARLALGDVTPAELLVQEATNNDACVPDARTLACIADAAFDMDDCWRITKVLHQRLGRVDWKEWRPVYKALVVLEFLLTHGPEDLPREFLPDMPVMHDLRSFNYIDDKGFNWGACMQRRTDTILTLLTDGDRLKEARRRAIRVSHEVQHGFGSPTSSSSPSSASSSSSRTSHTWSFGSSHYSDSPTMCLTCASDADYRHDKKCDAYTADDDWNKTKWPATVDEHHHDDDDEDDNGHQLIDDAWDAHLDDSSSGSWPARLYSTMLGLGATSIGSRASGFQSLSQPERRTNKKLQRQLSSDY, encoded by the exons ATGGCAGCAAGCACAGCGAGGTGGCAGCTGCTGGCCGGGGAGGTGAAGCGGCAGGCATCGGGGTTCCTGCAGGACAAGTACAAGCAGGCGAGGCTGGCATTGGGAGATGTCACGCCAGCCGAGCT GCTGGTTCAAGAGGCCACCAACAACGATGCCTGCGTCCCCGACGCCAGGACGCTGGCGTGCATCGCCGACGCGGCGTTCGACATGGACGACTGCTGGAGGATCACCAAGGTGCTGCACCAGAGGCTGGGCCGCGTCGACTGGAAGGAGTGGAGACCCGTCTACAAGGCGCTCGTCGTCCTCGAGTTCCTGCTCACCCACGGCCCCGAGGACCTCCCCCGCGAGTTCCTGCCGGACATGCCCGTCATGCACGACCTCCGAAGCTTCAACTACATCGACGACAAGGGCTTCAACTGGGGCGCCTGCATGCAGAGGAGGACCGACACCATCCTCACGTTGTTGACGGATGGCGACCGCCTCAAGGAGGCGCGGCGCAGGGCCATCAGGGTCTCACACGAGGTGCAGCACGGCTTCGGCAGCCCGACGTCGTCGTCCTCCccgtcctccgcctcctcctcctcctcccggacCTCGCACACCTGGTCCTTCGGCTCCTCCCACTACTCCGACAGCCCCACCATGTGCCTCACCTGCGCCTCCGACGCCGACTACCGCCACGACAAGAAGTGCGACGCCTACACGGCCGACGACGACTGGAACAAGACCAAGTGGCCGGCGACGGTGGACGAGCACCAccacgacgacgatgacgaagaCGACAACGGCCACCAGCTAATCGACGACGCCTGGGACGCCCACTTGGACGACTCTTCCTCCGGCTCATGGCCAGCCAGGTTGTACTCCACCATGCTCGGACTCGGCGCCACCTCCATTGGCAGCAGAGCGTCCGGCTTCCAGAGTTTATCGCAACCCGAGCGAAGGACAAACAAGAAGCTCCAGCGTCAGCTTTCCTCAGATTATTGA